A single region of the Stigmatella aurantiaca genome encodes:
- a CDS encoding NADP-dependent malic enzyme: MDDDFRKAALDYHRLPRPGKLAIEPTKRMATQRDLGLAYSPGVAAACEAIVADPEAARDLTARGNLVAVITNGTAVLGLGNIGALAGKPVMEGKAVLFKKFAGIDVFDLEVNESEPSRFVDVVASLEPTFGGINLEDIKAPECFIIERALRERMKIPVFHDDQHGTAIVCAAAIRNGLVLQGKKLEEIKLVTSGAGAAALACVDLLVEMGLPIENVTLTDIKGVVHADRGDPMAPNMARYARRTDARILPDVLGGADVFLGLSAPRVLKAEWLPLLAPKPLILALANPEPEIRPDVVRAARPDAIVASGRTDFANQVNNVLCFPFVFRGALDVGATEINEAMKRAAAEAIAELARAEASEVVAAAYGGAAPVFGPQYIIPKPFDPRLILKIAPAVAKAAMDSGVARRPIADFDAYHRELELFVYRSGQLMRPVFEVARRAPGRVAYAEGEDERVLRAVQTVVDDRIAQPVLIGRRAVIEAKVKELGLRLDVGRQVRVLDPNEDAAVFDPLVHRYQHLVGRRGVPPEAAARRVARRPTVTAAMLLEGGVVDAALCGGNGDWGRQMSEVLPIISKSEGVSRIYALSCLILPKGALFFCDTHVNLDPTAEQVAEMTLMAADAVRHFGLVPKAALLSHSSFGASNSQSARKMRQALKLIRARAPHLELDGEMHADAALSEALRGRLVSDSPLTGSANLLVMPTLDAANIGLTLLSAATEALLVGPMLLGMSKPLHVLVPRVTARGIVNMTALAVAQMQTQAKG; encoded by the coding sequence ATGGACGACGATTTCCGCAAAGCAGCCCTCGACTACCACCGCCTGCCCCGGCCGGGAAAGCTGGCCATCGAGCCCACCAAGCGCATGGCGACCCAGCGCGACCTGGGCCTTGCCTACTCCCCCGGTGTCGCCGCCGCGTGTGAGGCCATCGTCGCCGACCCCGAGGCCGCCAGAGACTTGACCGCGCGCGGCAACCTGGTGGCGGTCATCACCAACGGCACGGCCGTGCTGGGGCTGGGCAACATCGGCGCCCTGGCGGGCAAGCCGGTCATGGAGGGCAAGGCGGTCCTCTTCAAGAAGTTCGCCGGCATCGACGTGTTCGACCTGGAGGTCAACGAGAGCGAGCCCTCGCGCTTCGTGGACGTGGTCGCCTCGCTGGAGCCCACCTTCGGCGGCATCAACCTGGAGGACATCAAGGCTCCCGAGTGCTTCATCATCGAGCGCGCCCTGCGCGAGCGGATGAAGATTCCCGTCTTCCACGACGACCAGCACGGCACCGCCATCGTCTGCGCGGCGGCCATCCGCAACGGGCTCGTGCTCCAGGGCAAGAAGCTGGAGGAGATCAAACTCGTCACCTCGGGCGCGGGCGCCGCGGCGCTGGCGTGCGTCGATCTGCTCGTGGAGATGGGCCTGCCCATCGAGAACGTGACGCTGACCGACATCAAGGGCGTGGTCCACGCCGACCGCGGCGACCCGATGGCGCCGAACATGGCCCGCTACGCCCGGCGCACCGACGCGCGCATCCTTCCGGACGTGCTCGGCGGGGCCGACGTGTTCCTCGGGCTGTCCGCACCGCGCGTGCTCAAGGCCGAGTGGCTGCCGCTGCTCGCCCCCAAGCCGCTCATCCTCGCGCTCGCCAACCCCGAGCCGGAGATCCGGCCCGACGTGGTCCGCGCCGCGCGGCCGGATGCCATCGTCGCCTCGGGGCGGACGGACTTCGCCAACCAGGTCAACAACGTGCTGTGCTTCCCCTTCGTGTTCCGGGGCGCTCTGGACGTGGGCGCCACGGAGATCAACGAGGCGATGAAGCGGGCGGCCGCCGAGGCCATCGCCGAGCTGGCGCGGGCGGAGGCCAGCGAGGTGGTGGCCGCGGCCTACGGCGGGGCGGCCCCCGTGTTCGGCCCCCAGTACATCATCCCCAAGCCGTTCGACCCGCGGCTCATCCTGAAGATTGCCCCCGCGGTGGCCAAGGCCGCCATGGACTCGGGGGTGGCGCGCCGGCCCATCGCGGACTTCGACGCCTACCACCGGGAACTGGAGCTGTTCGTCTACCGCTCGGGCCAGCTCATGCGGCCGGTGTTCGAGGTCGCCCGCCGGGCGCCGGGGCGCGTCGCTTACGCCGAGGGCGAGGACGAGCGCGTGCTGCGCGCGGTGCAGACCGTGGTGGATGACCGCATCGCCCAGCCGGTGCTGATCGGCCGGCGCGCCGTCATCGAGGCCAAGGTGAAGGAGCTGGGCCTGCGGCTCGACGTGGGCCGCCAGGTGCGTGTGCTGGACCCCAACGAGGACGCGGCGGTGTTCGACCCGCTCGTCCACCGCTACCAGCACCTCGTCGGCCGGCGCGGCGTGCCCCCCGAGGCGGCGGCCCGGCGCGTGGCGCGCAGGCCCACGGTGACGGCGGCCATGCTGCTGGAGGGCGGCGTGGTCGACGCGGCGCTGTGCGGCGGCAACGGCGACTGGGGCCGGCAGATGAGCGAGGTGCTGCCCATCATCTCCAAGAGCGAGGGCGTCAGCCGCATCTACGCGCTCTCCTGCCTCATCCTCCCCAAGGGCGCGCTGTTCTTCTGCGACACCCACGTCAACCTGGACCCCACGGCCGAGCAGGTGGCGGAGATGACGCTCATGGCCGCGGACGCCGTGCGCCACTTCGGGCTCGTGCCGAAGGCCGCGCTGCTGTCCCACTCCAGCTTCGGCGCCAGCAACTCGCAGAGCGCGCGCAAGATGCGCCAGGCCCTGAAGCTCATCCGGGCCCGGGCGCCCCACCTGGAGCTCGACGGCGAGATGCACGCCGACGCGGCGCTCAGCGAGGCGCTGCGCGGCCGGCTCGTCTCGGACAGCCCCCTGACGGGCTCGGCCAACCTGCTGGTCATGCCCACCCTGGACGCGGCCAACATCGGCCTGACGCTGCTCTCGGCCGCCACCGAGGCGCTCCTGGTGGGCCCCATGCTGCTGGGCATGTCCAAGCCGCTCCACGTGCTCGTGCCCCGCGTCACCGCGCGCGGCATCGTCAACATGACCGCCCTGGCCGTGGCCCAGATGCAGACCCAGGCCAAGGGGTAA